The genomic region TGAAAAATCACCGACTTGCTTGACGAAAGGAGATTAAGAATGAAGATTCGGCCATTGCAAGACCGGGTCATCGTGAAACGGATCGCCGAAGAGGAAAAGACCAAAGGTGGTATTATTATCCCTGACTCCGCAAAAGAAAAGCCGCAGGAAGGGAAGATCATCGCCGTTGGCAAAGGCAAGATGAACGATGACGGGAAGCTTATTCCCCCACAGGTGAAGGTCGGCGACCGGATCTTGTTCGGTAAATATTCGGGAAGTGAAATCAAACTCAACGGCGAAGAGCACCTGATCATGCGCGAGGAAGACATCCTCGGTGTGATCGAGGGCTGAAGCGCGTATTCGAAGGAGGAACCAAC from Candidatus Binatia bacterium harbors:
- the groES gene encoding co-chaperone GroES produces the protein MKIRPLQDRVIVKRIAEEEKTKGGIIIPDSAKEKPQEGKIIAVGKGKMNDDGKLIPPQVKVGDRILFGKYSGSEIKLNGEEHLIMREEDILGVIEG